A genomic segment from Bos taurus isolate L1 Dominette 01449 registration number 42190680 breed Hereford chromosome 1, ARS-UCD2.0, whole genome shotgun sequence encodes:
- the NCBP2AS2 gene encoding protein NCBP2AS2, whose protein sequence is MVLRRLLATLLHSSQLVERLSESRPIRRAAQLTAFALLQAQLRGQDAARRLRAIAAGPAGSLGRRAARFRDTFTQELRRGLRERPRPPPGSQKGPGPNP, encoded by the coding sequence ATGGTTCTGCGGCGGCTGCTGGCCACCCTCCTGCACAGCTCGCAGCTGGTGGAGCGTCTCTCAGAGTCTCGGCCCATCCGGCGTGCGGCACAGCTCACCGCCTTTGCGCTGCTGCAGGCCCAGCTACGCGGCCAGGACGCGGCCCGGCGCCTGCGAGCCATCGCGGCTGGGCCCGCTGGCTCCCTGGGCCGCCGCGCTGCTCGTTTCAGAGACACCTTCACTCAGGAGCTACGCCGGGGCCTCCGGGAACGCCCGCGGCCACCACCAGGTAGCCAGAAAG
- the NCBP2 gene encoding nuclear cap-binding protein subunit 2 produces MSGGLLKALRSDSYVELSQYRDQHFRGDNEEQEKLLKKSCTLYVGNLSFYTTEEQIYELFSKSGDIKKIIMGLDKMKKTACGFCFVEYYSRADAENAMRYINGTRLDDRIIRTDWDAGFKEGRQYGRGRSGGQVRDEYRQDYDAGRGGYGKLAQNQ; encoded by the exons ATGTCGGGTGGCCTCCTGAAGGCGCTGCGCAGCGACTCCTACGTCGAGCTGAGCCAGTACCGGGACCAGCACTTCCGG GGTGACAATGAAGAACAGGAAAAATTACTGAAGAAAAGCTGTACATTGTATGTTGGAAATCTTTCCTTTTATACAACAGAAGAACAAATCTATGAGCTCTTCAGCAAAAGTGGTGACATAAAGAAAATCATCATGGGCCTGGATAAAATGAAGAAGACAGCATGTGGGTTCTGCTTTGTGGA ATACTATTCAAGAGCAGATGCAGAAAACGCCATGCGGTATATAAATGGAACTCGTCTGGATGACCGGATCATTCGTACAGACTGGGATGCAGGCTTCAAGGAGGGCAGGCAGTATGGCCGTGGGCGTTCTGGGGGCCAG GTACGAGATGAATACCGTCAGGACTATGATGCTGGAAGAGGTGGCTATGGAAAACTGGCCCAAAACCAGTGA